Proteins encoded together in one Pseudomonas sp. Seg1 window:
- a CDS encoding LysR family transcriptional regulator, with protein sequence MLSAELKAFYMVARLGSITLAAKKLGLSQPTVTTQIRNLESQYSVELFYRGGRRLSISDEGARLLPMVKVLLQQEADIEFFLRNSGQVQGTLRIAATAPYYILDLVKTFRERLPQVEVSVEIGNSQQVLEALEDYRVDVAASSQLLEDARLIRRVLGTDPLVLAVHRNHPLAAQEHVTLSALAGHTLLMRETGSTTRRLTEELLASAGVSFGPLLEIGSRESIREAVLRNIGISIIARQEVPHDPQLRVLTIENAPQIPEYLYCLKERKNARLPAAFLGLAQEMSPA encoded by the coding sequence GTGCTGAGTGCCGAGCTGAAAGCGTTTTACATGGTCGCCCGCCTGGGCAGCATTACGCTGGCGGCAAAAAAACTCGGCCTTAGCCAACCGACCGTGACCACACAGATCCGCAATCTGGAAAGCCAGTATTCGGTGGAACTGTTTTACCGTGGCGGTCGCCGGCTGAGCATCAGCGACGAAGGCGCGCGGTTGCTGCCGATGGTCAAGGTGCTGTTGCAGCAGGAGGCCGATATCGAGTTCTTCCTGCGCAACAGCGGTCAGGTGCAGGGCACGCTGCGCATCGCCGCCACCGCGCCGTATTACATTCTTGATCTGGTGAAGACCTTCCGCGAGCGTCTGCCGCAGGTGGAAGTGTCGGTGGAAATCGGCAACTCGCAGCAGGTACTGGAAGCGCTGGAGGATTACCGGGTGGATGTGGCTGCTTCGTCGCAATTGCTCGAGGATGCACGGCTGATTCGCCGGGTGCTGGGCACAGATCCGCTGGTGCTGGCGGTGCATCGCAATCATCCGCTGGCGGCGCAGGAGCATGTGACATTGAGCGCACTGGCCGGGCATACCTTGCTGATGCGTGAGACCGGCTCGACCACTCGGCGATTGACTGAAGAGTTACTGGCCAGCGCGGGCGTGAGTTTTGGGCCGTTGCTGGAGATCGGCAGCCGTGAATCGATTCGTGAGGCGGTGCTGCGCAATATTGGCATCAGCATCATTGCCCGGCAGGAAGTGCCGCATGACCCGCAGTTGCGCGTGCTTACGATCGAGAATGCGCCGCAGATTCCCGAGTATCTGTATTGCCTCAAAGAGAGGAAGAATGCGCGGTTGCCGGCGGCATTTCTCGGCTTGGCCCAAGAGATGTCCCCGGCGTAA
- a CDS encoding heavy metal translocating P-type ATPase, whose product MSDSQHTHKPGDGHVHSHKLQPVHKHSHGGDACCGSKVAAPAPVHAHEDSCCSSEAAAPALVQLSEKTSADARLSSFRIEAMDCPTEQTLIQNKLGKLAGVEQLEFNLINRVLGVTHTLPGTEPITEAIKSLGMHAEPLEAGVEAPAPAAVKKHWWPLALSGVGALAAEVIHFTNAAPTWVVAIIALVSILSGGLTTYKKGWIALKNLNLNINALMSIAVTGAILIGQWPEAAMVMFLFTVAELIEARSLDRARNAIGGLMQMTPEQATVQQADGTWLEQEVKIVELGAIVRVKPGERIALDGEVVSGSSTIDQAPITGESLPVEKTVGDKVFAGTINQAGSLEYTVTAAANNSTLARIIHAVEQAQGARAPTQRFVDQFSKIYTPVVFVLALAVAIIPPLFMGAVWFDWIYRALVLLVVACPCALVISTPVTIVSGLAAAARKGILVKGGVYLEGGFKLDYLALDKTGTITHGKPVQTDYLSLDPTADATAPAIAAALAGRSDHPVSLAIANAAVDKNFAALSVDNFEALAGRGVKGEINGQTYHLGNHRLVEELGLCSPQLEEKLFALEKQGKSVVLLLDSSGPLALFAVADTVKETSREAIRQLHALGVKTLMLTGDNVHTAQAIAVQVGIDQAKGDLLPTDKLQAIEELYGKGHRVGMVGDGINDAPALARAEIGFAMAAAGTDTAIETADVALMDDDLRKIPAFISLSRNTASILKQNIALALVIKAIFLGVTFAGLATMWMAVFADMGVSLLVVFNGLRLLRK is encoded by the coding sequence ATGAGCGATTCCCAGCACACCCACAAGCCCGGCGACGGGCACGTTCACAGTCATAAATTGCAGCCTGTGCATAAGCATTCCCATGGCGGCGATGCTTGCTGCGGGTCGAAAGTCGCAGCACCGGCACCGGTTCATGCGCACGAGGACTCCTGCTGCTCGTCGGAAGCCGCCGCGCCTGCGCTGGTGCAACTGAGCGAAAAGACCAGCGCCGATGCGCGGTTGAGCAGTTTTCGCATCGAGGCGATGGACTGTCCGACCGAGCAGACGCTGATCCAGAACAAACTCGGCAAACTGGCCGGCGTTGAGCAGTTGGAATTCAACCTGATCAACCGTGTGCTCGGCGTGACTCACACGCTGCCGGGCACCGAGCCCATCACCGAGGCGATCAAGTCCCTCGGCATGCACGCCGAGCCGTTGGAAGCGGGCGTCGAAGCGCCGGCACCTGCGGCAGTGAAAAAACACTGGTGGCCACTGGCACTGTCCGGTGTCGGTGCACTGGCTGCCGAAGTCATCCACTTCACCAACGCCGCGCCGACCTGGGTGGTGGCGATCATTGCGCTGGTGTCGATCCTCAGCGGTGGCCTGACCACCTATAAAAAGGGCTGGATCGCCCTGAAGAACCTTAATCTCAACATCAATGCGCTGATGAGCATCGCGGTGACCGGTGCCATCCTCATCGGTCAGTGGCCGGAAGCGGCGATGGTGATGTTCCTGTTCACCGTGGCCGAGTTGATCGAAGCGCGCTCGCTGGACCGTGCGCGCAATGCAATCGGTGGCCTGATGCAGATGACGCCCGAGCAGGCGACCGTGCAGCAGGCTGACGGTACCTGGCTTGAGCAGGAGGTGAAAATCGTCGAACTGGGTGCCATTGTGCGGGTAAAGCCCGGTGAGCGCATCGCGCTGGATGGCGAAGTGGTCAGCGGCAGCTCGACCATCGACCAGGCGCCGATTACCGGTGAAAGCCTGCCGGTGGAAAAAACTGTGGGCGACAAAGTCTTCGCCGGCACCATCAACCAGGCGGGTTCGCTGGAATACACGGTGACTGCGGCGGCGAACAATTCGACCCTGGCGCGGATCATCCACGCCGTCGAACAGGCTCAAGGCGCGCGCGCCCCGACCCAACGCTTCGTCGATCAATTCTCGAAAATCTACACCCCCGTGGTGTTCGTTCTGGCGCTGGCCGTGGCGATCATTCCGCCGTTGTTCATGGGCGCGGTGTGGTTCGACTGGATCTACCGCGCGCTGGTGCTGCTGGTGGTGGCTTGCCCGTGTGCGCTGGTGATTTCCACCCCAGTGACCATCGTCAGCGGCCTCGCGGCGGCGGCGCGCAAAGGCATTCTGGTCAAGGGCGGTGTGTACCTGGAGGGCGGTTTCAAGCTCGACTACCTGGCGCTGGATAAAACCGGGACGATCACCCACGGCAAACCGGTGCAGACCGATTACCTATCCCTTGATCCAACCGCCGATGCCACGGCCCCGGCAATTGCTGCTGCGTTGGCCGGGCGCTCCGATCACCCGGTGTCGCTGGCCATCGCCAATGCGGCTGTGGATAAAAACTTCGCGGCGCTGAGTGTGGATAACTTCGAAGCGCTGGCCGGGCGTGGTGTCAAAGGTGAGATCAACGGTCAGACCTACCACTTGGGCAACCACCGTCTGGTGGAAGAGCTGGGTCTGTGCTCGCCGCAACTGGAAGAAAAGCTGTTCGCGCTGGAAAAACAGGGCAAATCCGTGGTGCTGCTGCTCGACAGCTCCGGCCCGTTGGCGCTGTTCGCCGTGGCCGATACGGTCAAGGAAACCAGCCGCGAAGCGATCCGCCAGTTGCACGCGCTGGGCGTGAAAACCCTGATGCTCACCGGCGATAACGTACACACCGCGCAGGCGATTGCCGTTCAGGTCGGCATCGATCAGGCCAAGGGCGACTTGTTACCAACTGACAAACTGCAAGCCATCGAAGAGCTTTACGGTAAAGGTCATCGCGTCGGCATGGTCGGCGACGGCATCAACGACGCCCCGGCACTGGCCCGCGCCGAGATCGGTTTTGCCATGGCCGCGGCGGGCACCGACACCGCGATCGAAACCGCCGATGTCGCCCTGATGGACGACGATCTGCGCAAGATCCCGGCGTTCATCAGCCTGTCGCGCAACACCGCAAGCATCCTGAAACAGAACATCGCGTTGGCACTGGTGATCAAAGCTATCTTTCTTGGGGTAACCTTCGCCGGGCTCGCCACCATGTGGATGGCTGTGTTCGCCGACATGGGCGTGAGCCTGTTGGTGGTGTTCAACGGTTTGCGCCTGCTGCGCAAGTAA
- the cadR gene encoding Cd(II)/Pb(II)-responsive transcriptional regulator, whose protein sequence is MKIGELAKLTDCAVETIRYYERENLLPEPARSDGNYRVYTQAHAERLTFIRNCRTLDMTLEEIRSLLAMRDSPQDQCESVNTLIDEHIQHVKARIDGLLALQTQLLDLRQRCGEGPGAEQCGILQRLEVSGGVVATEIEHSHVGRSHGH, encoded by the coding sequence ATGAAGATCGGAGAACTGGCCAAACTCACCGACTGCGCCGTGGAAACCATCCGCTATTACGAGCGCGAAAACCTGCTGCCGGAACCGGCCCGCAGCGACGGCAACTACCGCGTCTACACCCAGGCCCACGCCGAACGCCTGACCTTCATCCGCAACTGCCGCACCCTCGACATGACGCTCGAAGAGATCCGTAGCCTGCTAGCCATGCGTGACAGCCCGCAGGATCAGTGTGAGAGCGTTAATACCCTGATCGACGAGCATATCCAGCATGTGAAAGCGCGGATTGATGGGTTGCTAGCGTTGCAGACACAACTGCTCGACCTGCGCCAACGCTGTGGCGAAGGGCCGGGGGCGGAGCAATGCGGGATTTTGCAGCGGCTGGAAGTGAGTGGCGGGGTTGTTGCGACGGAAATCGAACACTCCCACGTGGGCCGCAGCCACGGCCATTAA
- a CDS encoding thymidylate synthase: MKQYLELVSHVIQNGTKQANRTGINTISFPGAMLRFDLQEGFPAITTRKMAFKSAIGEMCGFLRGVNNAAEFRALGCKVWDQNANENAQWLANPFRQGDDDLGEIYGVQWRKWPAYKQIPLSNTAAIEQTLSNGYKQIAQGEEDGQAYVVLYKAIDQVRQCVDTIINDPGSRRILFHGWNCAQLDEMALPPCHLLYQFHPNVETKEISLTLYIRSNDLGLGTPFNLTEGAALLSLIGRLTGYTPRWFTYFIGDAHVYENHLDMLNEQLKREPFAMPKLKISDRVPEFAKTGVYQPEWLELVEPSDFSLEGYEHHAPMTAPMAV, from the coding sequence ATGAAGCAATATCTCGAACTGGTCTCGCACGTCATTCAGAACGGCACCAAACAGGCCAACCGCACCGGCATCAACACCATCAGTTTCCCGGGGGCGATGCTGCGTTTCGATCTGCAGGAAGGTTTCCCGGCGATCACCACCCGCAAGATGGCCTTCAAATCGGCCATCGGCGAGATGTGCGGCTTTCTGCGGGGCGTCAACAACGCCGCTGAATTCCGTGCGCTGGGCTGCAAGGTCTGGGACCAGAACGCCAACGAAAATGCCCAGTGGCTGGCCAACCCGTTCCGCCAGGGCGACGACGACCTCGGCGAGATCTACGGCGTGCAATGGCGCAAATGGCCGGCGTACAAGCAGATCCCGTTGAGCAACACGGCCGCCATCGAACAAACCTTGAGCAACGGCTACAAGCAAATCGCCCAAGGCGAAGAAGACGGCCAGGCCTACGTGGTGTTGTACAAAGCCATCGATCAGGTGCGCCAGTGCGTCGACACGATCATCAATGACCCGGGCAGCCGCCGCATTCTGTTCCACGGCTGGAACTGCGCCCAGCTCGATGAAATGGCCCTGCCGCCTTGCCACCTGCTGTACCAGTTCCACCCGAATGTCGAGACCAAGGAAATTTCCCTGACCCTCTACATCCGCTCCAACGACCTGGGTCTGGGCACGCCGTTCAACCTCACCGAAGGCGCCGCGCTGCTGAGCCTGATCGGTCGCCTGACCGGCTACACGCCGCGCTGGTTCACCTATTTCATCGGTGATGCGCACGTCTACGAGAACCACCTCGACATGCTCAATGAACAGCTCAAGCGCGAGCCGTTCGCCATGCCGAAGCTGAAAATCTCCGACCGCGTGCCGGAGTTTGCCAAGACCGGTGTATATCAGCCGGAGTGGCTGGAGCTGGTTGAGCCGAGCGATTTCTCGCTGGAAGGTTATGAGCACCACGCGCCGATGACCGCGCCGATGGCGGTCTGA
- the lgt gene encoding prolipoprotein diacylglyceryl transferase yields the protein MLPYPQIDPVALAIGPLKIHWYGLMYLIGIGGAWLLASRRLNRFDPTWSKEKLSDLIFWLSMGVIVGGRLGYVLFYDLSAYLANPTLIFEVWKGGMSFHGGFIGVMLAALWFGKRNGKSFFQLMDFVAPMVPIGLGAGRIGNFINAELWGKATDVPWAMVFPPFSDPAQLPRHPSQLYQFALEGVALFLILWIFSRKPRPTMAVSGMFALFYGIFRFIVEFVRVPDAQLGYLAWNWLTMGQVLCVPMIIGGLFLIWLAYRRAPAAPLAPTA from the coding sequence ATGCTGCCTTACCCGCAGATCGACCCGGTGGCCCTGGCCATCGGTCCGCTGAAAATCCACTGGTACGGTCTGATGTACCTGATCGGCATCGGCGGTGCGTGGCTGCTGGCGTCGCGCCGGCTCAACCGCTTCGACCCGACCTGGTCCAAGGAGAAGCTCTCCGATCTGATCTTCTGGCTGTCGATGGGCGTGATTGTCGGCGGGCGTCTGGGCTATGTGCTTTTCTACGACCTGAGCGCTTACCTGGCCAACCCGACGCTGATTTTCGAAGTGTGGAAGGGCGGCATGTCGTTCCACGGCGGCTTTATCGGGGTGATGCTCGCGGCCCTTTGGTTCGGCAAGCGTAACGGCAAGTCGTTCTTCCAGTTGATGGACTTCGTCGCGCCTATGGTGCCGATCGGTCTGGGTGCCGGGCGTATCGGCAACTTCATCAACGCCGAGTTGTGGGGCAAGGCCACCGACGTGCCGTGGGCCATGGTCTTCCCGCCGTTCAGCGATCCGGCGCAACTGCCGCGTCACCCCTCGCAGCTGTATCAGTTCGCCCTCGAAGGCGTGGCGCTGTTCCTGATCCTGTGGATTTTCTCGCGTAAACCGCGCCCAACCATGGCCGTTTCCGGCATGTTCGCGCTTTTTTACGGCATCTTCCGTTTCATCGTCGAGTTCGTCCGCGTCCCGGATGCGCAACTGGGCTATCTGGCCTGGAACTGGCTGACCATGGGGCAGGTTCTGTGCGTGCCGATGATCATCGGCGGGCTGTTCCTGATCTGGCTGGCCTATCGTCGCGCGCCGGCAGCACCGCTCGCTCCGACGGCTTAA
- a CDS encoding sulfite exporter TauE/SafE family protein codes for MEFLLYLALGACAGVLAGLFGVGGGIIIVPVLVFSFTLQGFDQSILTHLAVGTSLATIIFTSVNAVREHHRRGAVRWPIFMWMAVGILLGAGFGALTAEAISGPNLQKIIGVFALVISVQLALDIKPKASRTVPGKLGLTVAGSVIGWASAIFGVGGGSLTVPFLTWRSVPMQQAVATSSACGLPIALVSALSFMILGWHDPLLPAHSLGFVYLPALLGIALTSMVFARIGARLAHRLSPRLLKRLFAALLFSVGLSFLL; via the coding sequence ATGGAATTTCTGCTCTATCTGGCGCTGGGCGCCTGTGCGGGCGTACTGGCCGGGCTGTTCGGAGTGGGGGGCGGGATCATCATTGTCCCGGTGCTGGTGTTCAGTTTCACCCTGCAAGGTTTTGACCAGTCGATCCTGACGCATCTGGCGGTGGGTACGTCGCTGGCAACGATCATTTTCACCTCGGTCAACGCTGTGCGTGAACATCATCGGCGTGGTGCGGTGCGCTGGCCGATCTTCATGTGGATGGCGGTGGGCATTTTGCTCGGTGCCGGTTTCGGTGCGCTGACCGCTGAAGCGATCTCGGGGCCAAACCTGCAAAAAATCATCGGTGTGTTCGCCCTGGTGATTTCCGTGCAACTGGCGCTGGATATCAAACCCAAGGCCAGCCGAACCGTGCCGGGCAAACTCGGTCTGACCGTGGCCGGCAGTGTGATTGGTTGGGCCTCGGCGATATTTGGCGTCGGTGGCGGTTCGCTCACCGTTCCGTTTTTGACCTGGCGCAGTGTGCCGATGCAGCAAGCCGTGGCGACTTCATCAGCCTGTGGCCTGCCGATCGCTCTGGTCAGTGCATTAAGTTTCATGATTCTGGGCTGGCATGATCCGTTGCTGCCAGCCCATAGTCTCGGTTTTGTTTATTTGCCGGCGTTGTTGGGCATCGCCCTGACCAGCATGGTCTTCGCCCGCATCGGCGCGCGTTTGGCACATCGATTGTCGCCGCGCTTGCTGAAACGGCTGTTCGCCGCTTTGCTGTTCAGCGTGGGTTTGAGCTTTCTGCTTTAA
- a CDS encoding NRDE family protein yields the protein MCLIVFAWRPGRAQPLIVAANRDEFYARPSLPLAQWPEAPQVHAGRDLEAGGTWLGIGASGRFAALTNIRDPHQPPARKSRGELVARFLTGDASIDDYLNDVVGRAPEYAGFNLLLGNSHELWHFNARMSEPVMLEPGVYGLSNAGLDTPWPKLLKAKAALSAVLDDPQPARLLELLGDAQTAPFAELPDTGVGLATESLLSSVFIASQSYGTRASTALVVQADGTRRMVERSFGPYGGHLGEVEILV from the coding sequence ATGTGCCTGATTGTTTTCGCCTGGCGCCCGGGCCGTGCCCAGCCGCTGATCGTCGCGGCCAACCGTGACGAATTCTATGCCCGGCCAAGCCTGCCGCTGGCGCAATGGCCGGAGGCGCCGCAGGTGCATGCCGGGCGTGATCTGGAGGCTGGCGGGACCTGGCTGGGGATTGGCGCCAGTGGCCGCTTTGCCGCACTGACCAATATTCGCGATCCGCATCAGCCGCCGGCCCGCAAGTCACGGGGCGAGTTGGTGGCGCGGTTTCTGACGGGTGATGCGTCGATTGATGATTATTTGAACGATGTGGTCGGACGTGCGCCGGAATATGCCGGGTTCAATCTGCTGCTCGGCAACAGCCATGAACTGTGGCACTTCAATGCGCGGATGTCGGAGCCGGTGATGCTTGAGCCCGGTGTTTACGGTCTGTCGAATGCCGGGCTGGATACGCCGTGGCCGAAGTTGCTCAAGGCCAAGGCAGCGTTGAGCGCGGTGCTGGATGATCCGCAGCCAGCGCGATTGCTGGAATTACTCGGCGATGCGCAGACCGCGCCGTTTGCCGAGTTGCCGGATACCGGAGTGGGTCTGGCGACGGAGTCATTGTTATCGAGTGTATTTATCGCCAGCCAGAGTTACGGGACGCGGGCGAGTACGGCGCTGGTGGTTCAGGCGGACGGTACGCGGCGGATGGTAGAGCGGAGTTTCGGGCCGTATGGCGGGCATTTGGGCGAAGTGGAGATTCTGGTTTAG
- the ptsP gene encoding phosphoenolpyruvate--protein phosphotransferase, whose product MLNTLRKIVQEVNSAKDLKAALGIIVLRVKEAMGSQVCSVYLLDPETNRFVLMATEGLNKRSIGKVSMAPNEGLVGLVGTREEPLNLENAADHPRYRYFAETGEERYASFLGAPIIHHRRVVGVLVIQQKERRQFDEGEEAFLVTMSAQLAGVIAHAEATGSIRGLGRQGKGIQEAKFVGVPGSPGAAVGTAVVMLPPADLDVVPDKTITDIDAELALFKTAIEGVRADMRALSAKLATQLRPEERALFDVYLMMLDDASLGSEITTVIKTGQWAQGALRQVVTEHVNRFELMDDAYLRERASDVKDLGRRLLAYLQEERQQNLVYPEKTILVSEELTPAMLGEVPEGTLVGLVSVLGSGNSHVAILARAMGIPTVMGLVDLPYAKVDGIEMIVDGTRGEVYTNPSEVLRKQFAEVVEEEKQLALGLDTLRDLPCVTLDGHRMPLWVNTGLLADVARAQKRGAEGVGLYRTEVPFMINQRFPSEKEQLAIYREQLAAFHPQPVTMRSLDIGGDKSLSYFPIKEDNPFLGWRGIRVTLDHPEIFLVQTRAMLKASEGLNNLRILLPMISGTHELEEALHLIHRAWGEVRDEGTDVPMPPIGVMIEIPAAVYQTKELARMVDFLSVGSNDLTQYLLAVDRNNPRVADLYDYLHPAVLQALQTVVRDAHAEGKPVSICGEMAGDPAAAVLLMAMGFDSLSMNATNLPKVKWMLRQVNLSKAKELLAELMTIDNPQVIHSSLQLALKNLGLSKINPPAVNKAL is encoded by the coding sequence ATGCTCAATACGCTGCGCAAGATCGTCCAGGAAGTTAACTCCGCCAAGGATCTCAAGGCGGCGTTGGGGATTATTGTGTTGCGCGTCAAAGAGGCCATGGGCAGCCAGGTCTGCTCGGTCTACCTGCTTGATCCCGAGACCAATCGCTTCGTCCTGATGGCCACCGAGGGCTTGAACAAGCGCTCGATCGGCAAGGTCAGCATGGCACCCAACGAAGGTCTGGTCGGTCTGGTCGGCACGCGTGAAGAACCCCTGAACCTCGAAAACGCCGCGGATCACCCGCGCTATCGCTACTTCGCCGAAACCGGCGAAGAGCGCTATGCCTCGTTCCTCGGTGCCCCGATCATTCACCACCGCCGCGTCGTCGGCGTGTTGGTCATCCAGCAAAAAGAACGTCGCCAGTTCGATGAAGGTGAAGAAGCCTTCCTCGTGACCATGAGTGCGCAGCTTGCCGGCGTTATCGCCCATGCCGAGGCTACCGGTTCGATCCGTGGCCTGGGCCGTCAGGGCAAGGGTATCCAGGAAGCCAAGTTCGTCGGCGTGCCGGGTTCGCCGGGTGCGGCGGTCGGTACTGCAGTTGTCATGCTGCCGCCCGCTGATCTGGACGTGGTGCCGGACAAGACCATCACCGACATCGACGCTGAGCTGGCGCTGTTCAAGACCGCCATCGAAGGCGTGCGCGCCGACATGCGTGCCTTGTCCGCCAAGCTTGCGACCCAGTTGCGCCCGGAAGAGCGCGCGCTGTTCGACGTCTACCTGATGATGCTCGACGATGCCTCGCTGGGCAGCGAAATCACCACTGTGATCAAGACTGGCCAGTGGGCGCAGGGCGCGCTGCGTCAGGTGGTCACCGAACACGTCAACCGTTTCGAATTGATGGACGACGCCTACCTGCGTGAGCGCGCCTCGGACGTCAAGGATCTCGGCCGCCGCCTGCTCGCTTACTTGCAGGAAGAACGTCAGCAGAACCTGGTCTACCCGGAAAAAACCATTCTGGTCAGCGAAGAGCTGACGCCGGCAATGCTCGGCGAGGTGCCGGAAGGCACGCTGGTCGGTCTGGTTTCGGTACTTGGTTCGGGTAACTCCCACGTCGCGATCCTCGCCCGGGCCATGGGCATTCCGACGGTGATGGGTCTGGTCGATCTGCCGTATGCCAAGGTCGACGGCATCGAAATGATCGTCGACGGTACGCGCGGCGAGGTCTACACCAACCCGAGCGAAGTGCTGCGCAAGCAGTTCGCCGAAGTCGTCGAAGAAGAGAAACAACTGGCGTTGGGCCTCGACACCCTGCGCGACCTGCCGTGCGTGACCCTCGATGGCCACCGCATGCCGCTGTGGGTCAACACCGGCCTGCTGGCCGATGTGGCGCGGGCGCAGAAGCGTGGCGCCGAAGGTGTCGGCCTGTACCGCACCGAAGTGCCGTTCATGATCAACCAGCGCTTCCCGAGCGAGAAGGAACAACTGGCGATCTATCGTGAACAGCTCGCCGCGTTCCACCCACAACCGGTAACCATGCGCAGCCTCGACATCGGTGGTGACAAGTCGCTGTCGTACTTCCCGATCAAGGAAGACAACCCGTTCCTCGGCTGGCGCGGCATTCGCGTCACCCTCGACCACCCGGAAATCTTCCTGGTGCAGACCCGCGCGATGCTCAAGGCCAGCGAAGGCCTGAACAACCTGCGGATTCTGCTGCCGATGATCTCCGGCACTCATGAACTCGAAGAAGCCTTGCACCTGATTCACCGGGCTTGGGGTGAAGTGCGCGACGAAGGCACCGACGTGCCGATGCCGCCGATTGGCGTGATGATCGAGATTCCGGCGGCCGTGTACCAGACCAAGGAACTGGCGCGGATGGTCGACTTCCTGTCCGTCGGTTCCAACGACTTGACCCAGTATTTGCTGGCAGTCGACCGTAACAACCCGCGTGTGGCCGACCTCTACGACTACCTGCACCCGGCGGTGCTGCAAGCGTTGCAAACCGTGGTCCGCGATGCGCATGCCGAAGGCAAACCGGTGAGCATCTGCGGCGAGATGGCCGGTGACCCGGCGGCGGCCGTGCTGTTGATGGCGATGGGGTTCGACAGCCTGTCGATGAACGCCACCAACTTGCCGAAGGTGAAATGGATGTTGCGTCAGGTCAATCTGAGCAAGGCCAAGGAACTGCTGGCGGAGTTGATGACCATCGATAATCCGCAAGTTATCCACAGCTCGTTGCAACTGGCGCTGAAGAATCTTGGGTTGTCGAAGATCAATCCGCCGGCGGTCAACAAAGCCCTCTAA
- a CDS encoding RNA pyrophosphohydrolase, which yields MIDPDGFRPNVGIILTNDAGQVLWARRINQDAWQFPQGGINPEETPEDALYRELNEEVGLEREDVEILACTRGWLRYRLPQRLVRTHSQPLCIGQKQKWFLLRLISNEQRVRMDLTGKPEFDGWRWVSYWYPLGQVVTFKREVYRRALKELAPRLLARD from the coding sequence GTGATCGACCCCGATGGTTTCCGTCCCAATGTCGGGATCATTCTGACGAATGACGCCGGCCAGGTGCTATGGGCTCGCCGTATCAATCAAGATGCCTGGCAGTTTCCACAGGGGGGAATCAACCCCGAGGAGACGCCGGAGGACGCCTTGTACCGCGAGCTGAACGAAGAAGTTGGCCTGGAACGTGAAGATGTTGAAATACTCGCCTGTACTCGGGGCTGGTTGCGCTATCGTTTGCCGCAACGTCTGGTGCGTACCCACAGCCAACCGCTGTGCATCGGCCAGAAACAGAAATGGTTTCTCCTGCGCCTGATCTCCAACGAGCAGCGGGTGCGGATGGATTTGACCGGTAAACCGGAGTTCGATGGCTGGCGCTGGGTCAGCTATTGGTATCCGTTGGGCCAGGTGGTGACATTCAAGCGCGAGGTGTATCGCCGCGCCCTCAAAGAGCTTGCCCCGCGCCTTTTAGCGCGCGACTGA
- a CDS encoding HAD family hydrolase, with protein sequence MRLALFDLDNTLLGGDSDHAWGDYLCERGFLDPVAYKQRNDEFYQDYLAGKLDNAAYLNFCLEILGRTEMAVLEQWHSDYMRDCIEPIVLPKALELLKKHRDAGDKLVIITATNRFVTAPIAVRLGVETLIATECEMVDGRYSGRSTDIPCFREGKVTRLNRWLEETGYSLDDSYFYSDSMNDLPLLEQVTNPVAVDPDPNLRAEAEKRGWPVISLRD encoded by the coding sequence ATGCGCCTGGCTCTATTCGATTTGGACAACACCCTTCTGGGCGGCGACAGCGATCACGCCTGGGGCGACTATCTGTGTGAACGCGGCTTCCTCGACCCGGTGGCGTACAAGCAGCGCAACGACGAGTTCTATCAGGATTACCTGGCCGGCAAACTGGATAACGCAGCCTACCTGAACTTCTGCCTGGAGATCCTCGGCCGAACCGAAATGGCCGTGCTTGAGCAATGGCACAGCGATTACATGCGCGACTGCATCGAGCCGATCGTGCTGCCCAAGGCACTGGAACTGCTGAAAAAGCACCGCGATGCCGGCGACAAACTGGTGATCATCACGGCGACCAACCGTTTCGTTACCGCGCCGATTGCTGTTCGTTTGGGCGTCGAAACCCTGATCGCCACCGAGTGCGAAATGGTTGATGGCCGCTACAGCGGGCGCAGCACCGACATCCCGTGCTTCCGTGAGGGCAAGGTGACGCGCCTGAATCGCTGGCTGGAGGAGACCGGCTATTCGCTCGACGACAGCTATTTCTATAGCGATTCGATGAATGATTTGCCGCTGCTGGAGCAAGTGACGAACCCGGTGGCTGTCGACCCGGACCCGAATCTGCGCGCCGAAGCCGAGAAACGTGGCTGGCCGGTAATCAGCCTGCGCGACTGA